One window of Prochlorococcus marinus XMU1405 genomic DNA carries:
- the priA gene encoding replication restart helicase PriA, giving the protein MKPASNQLLNISHKLEILLDIGRSNESFYYLDGNNLGVEVGDIVSVKLRGRLLNGLVISKKNFSKINNDESNIIARKNIRYLFVESILQKKIIDDSWREWIESLASFYMVSNLKMFKTAFPPGWIGKYKNISQGLKDQIWIETKKESDIKKNGLTKKEFFLMNTLWGKGNWQSEIIKSGFNYTLINSMVSKNYLVKSKRKKNINTKFNSFLNENISTKKPNLTNEQKIAFQEFQKLKPGDVLLLWGETGSGKTEVYMRIAEDQILKKKSCLILTPEIGLIPQLIDRFSQRFKNVVYEYHSNCSSSHRTLVWKKIINADEPLIVIGTRSAVFLPIKNLGLIIMDEEHDVSYKQDSPMPCYDAREIAIEIVKRNSAKLILGSATPSMKTWKKCVFEKNFKLVRMIQRISSNEIPEIRIIDMRDEFKKGNMKIFSNELLQLLPQLRLKKEQAIILIPRRGHSGFLSCRSCGYLINCPNCDVPLSVHLGSQGKKWLSCHWCDHKSRLINRCPDCHSTAFKPFGIGTQRVIEFLNEEFPELRVLRFDRDTTSGKDGHRDILSKFSKGDADILVGTQMLAKGIDIPNITLSVVIAADGLLHRPDISAEEKSLQLFLQLAGRAGRAQKKGKVIFQTYKPNHPVISYLQKRDYERFLIENSRLRKDADLFPFCRICILKLSGENYELTESIAMKLAKYLLNFCEKKNWKLIGPAPSLIAKVGKKFRWQILIHGPEGTNIPLPDRSILWKLIPKNVFLTIDVNPAEL; this is encoded by the coding sequence TTGAAGCCGGCAAGTAATCAGTTATTAAATATCTCCCACAAATTGGAAATTTTGCTTGATATAGGTAGAAGTAATGAAAGCTTTTACTATTTAGATGGAAATAATCTTGGGGTAGAAGTTGGGGATATTGTAAGTGTGAAACTAAGAGGAAGATTATTGAATGGGTTGGTAATCTCCAAAAAAAACTTTTCGAAGATTAATAATGATGAATCAAATATTATTGCAAGAAAAAATATAAGATATTTGTTCGTTGAGAGTATTTTGCAGAAAAAAATAATTGATGACTCTTGGAGAGAATGGATAGAGTCCCTAGCCTCTTTTTATATGGTTAGTAATTTAAAAATGTTTAAAACGGCATTTCCTCCTGGCTGGATTGGTAAATATAAGAATATTTCTCAAGGTTTAAAAGATCAAATATGGATTGAAACTAAAAAAGAATCTGATATTAAGAAAAATGGATTAACCAAAAAAGAATTTTTTTTAATGAATACTTTGTGGGGAAAAGGTAATTGGCAAAGTGAAATAATAAAGTCTGGTTTTAATTACACTCTGATTAACTCAATGGTCAGTAAAAATTACCTTGTCAAATCTAAAAGAAAAAAAAATATAAATACTAAATTTAATTCTTTTTTAAATGAGAATATTTCAACGAAAAAACCAAATCTTACAAATGAACAAAAAATTGCATTTCAAGAATTTCAAAAATTGAAACCGGGAGATGTTTTACTTCTATGGGGCGAAACGGGTTCAGGTAAAACAGAAGTTTACATGAGAATTGCTGAAGATCAAATTCTTAAGAAAAAAAGTTGTTTGATACTAACCCCAGAAATTGGACTAATTCCTCAACTTATTGATAGGTTTAGTCAGCGATTTAAAAATGTTGTTTACGAATATCATAGTAACTGTTCTTCCAGTCATAGAACTTTAGTTTGGAAGAAAATTATTAATGCTGATGAACCTCTTATAGTAATAGGAACAAGGTCTGCAGTTTTTCTTCCAATTAAAAATCTGGGATTAATAATAATGGATGAAGAACATGATGTTTCATATAAACAAGATAGTCCTATGCCTTGTTATGACGCACGAGAGATAGCTATTGAAATAGTTAAAAGGAATTCTGCAAAGTTAATTTTAGGGAGTGCAACCCCATCAATGAAGACTTGGAAAAAGTGCGTTTTTGAAAAGAATTTTAAATTGGTAAGAATGATTCAAAGGATATCCAGTAATGAGATTCCTGAAATAAGAATTATTGATATGCGGGATGAGTTCAAAAAGGGGAATATGAAAATTTTTTCTAATGAATTATTACAATTACTTCCTCAACTCCGCCTAAAAAAAGAGCAGGCAATAATTTTGATCCCTAGAAGGGGACATAGTGGGTTTTTAAGTTGTAGAAGTTGTGGATATTTAATAAATTGCCCCAACTGTGACGTTCCCTTATCAGTGCATCTCGGTTCACAAGGAAAAAAATGGTTAAGCTGTCATTGGTGTGATCATAAATCGAGATTGATCAATCGTTGCCCAGATTGTCATTCGACTGCTTTTAAACCTTTTGGAATTGGGACACAAAGGGTAATAGAGTTTTTAAATGAAGAATTTCCAGAATTAAGAGTACTTCGCTTTGATAGAGATACAACCTCTGGAAAGGATGGTCATAGAGATATTCTTTCAAAGTTTTCTAAAGGTGATGCTGATATTCTTGTGGGAACTCAAATGTTAGCAAAAGGGATTGATATCCCCAATATTACTCTTTCAGTAGTTATTGCAGCAGATGGGTTGCTTCATCGCCCAGATATTTCGGCAGAAGAAAAATCATTACAATTGTTTTTGCAATTAGCTGGAAGGGCAGGCAGGGCTCAAAAAAAAGGAAAAGTGATTTTTCAAACATATAAACCTAACCATCCGGTAATTTCGTATCTTCAGAAGAGAGATTATGAAAGATTTTTAATTGAAAACTCGAGATTGAGAAAAGATGCTGATTTATTCCCATTTTGCAGGATTTGCATTCTTAAATTATCAGGTGAAAATTATGAATTAACTGAATCAATTGCAATGAAATTAGCAAAATATTTACTCAATTTTTGCGAAAAAAAGAACTGGAAATTAATTGGTCCTGCTCCTAGTCTAATTGCTAAAGTCGGTAAAAAATTTAGATGGCAGATATTAATACATGGTCCTGAAGGAACAAATATCCCCTTACCTGACAGGTCAATATTATGGAAACTTATTCCAAAAAATGTATTTTTAACAATTGATGTTAATCCTGCAGAGTTGTAA